From the Pseudomonas putida genome, one window contains:
- a CDS encoding TRAP transporter large permease has translation MDAFILLGSFIALILLGMPVAYALGLSALIGAWYIDIPLQAMMIQVASGVNKFSLLAIPFFVLAGAIMAEGGMSRRLVAFAGVLVGFVRGGLSLVNITASTFFGAISGSSVADTASVGSVLIPEMERKGYPREFSTAVTVSGSVQALLTPPSHNSVLYSLAAGGTVSIASLFMAGVMPGLLLSAVMMGLCLIFAKKRNYPKGEVIPLRQALKIAGEALWGLMAMVIILGGILSGVFTATESAAVAVVWSFFVTMFIYRDYKWRDLPKLMHRTVRTISIVMILIAFAASFGYVMTLMQIPSKITTAFLTLSDNRYVILMCINFMLLLLGTVMDMAPLILILTPILLPVITGIGVDPVHFGMIMLVNLGIGLITPPVGAVLFVGSAIGKVSIEATVKALLPFYVALFLVLMAVTYIPAISLWLPSVVL, from the coding sequence ATGGATGCGTTCATTCTGTTGGGCAGTTTCATCGCGCTGATCCTGCTGGGCATGCCGGTGGCCTACGCCCTGGGCCTGTCGGCGCTGATCGGCGCCTGGTACATCGATATCCCGCTGCAGGCGATGATGATCCAGGTGGCCAGTGGGGTTAACAAATTCTCGCTGCTGGCCATTCCGTTCTTTGTGCTGGCCGGCGCGATCATGGCCGAGGGTGGCATGTCGCGGCGCCTGGTGGCATTCGCCGGGGTGCTGGTGGGCTTCGTGCGTGGCGGGTTGTCGCTGGTGAACATCACCGCGTCGACCTTCTTCGGCGCCATCTCCGGCTCATCGGTGGCTGACACCGCGTCGGTGGGCTCGGTGCTGATCCCGGAAATGGAACGCAAGGGCTACCCGCGCGAATTCTCCACCGCCGTGACCGTCAGCGGCTCGGTGCAGGCGCTGCTGACCCCGCCCAGCCACAACTCGGTGCTGTACTCGCTGGCTGCGGGTGGCACGGTGTCGATCGCTTCGCTGTTCATGGCCGGGGTGATGCCCGGGCTGCTGTTGAGCGCGGTGATGATGGGCCTGTGCCTGATCTTCGCCAAGAAGCGCAACTACCCCAAGGGCGAGGTGATCCCGCTGCGCCAGGCGCTGAAAATCGCCGGTGAAGCGTTGTGGGGCCTGATGGCCATGGTGATCATCCTCGGCGGTATTCTGTCGGGCGTGTTCACCGCGACCGAGTCGGCTGCAGTGGCGGTGGTGTGGTCGTTCTTCGTGACCATGTTCATCTACCGCGACTACAAGTGGCGCGACCTGCCCAAGCTGATGCACCGCACGGTGCGGACCATCTCGATCGTGATGATCCTGATCGCCTTCGCCGCCAGCTTCGGCTACGTGATGACCCTGATGCAGATCCCGTCGAAGATCACCACGGCGTTCCTGACCCTGTCGGACAACCGCTACGTGATCCTGATGTGCATCAACTTCATGCTCCTGCTGCTGGGCACGGTGATGGACATGGCGCCGCTGATCCTGATCCTCACGCCGATCCTGCTGCCGGTGATCACCGGTATCGGCGTGGACCCTGTGCACTTCGGCATGATCATGCTGGTCAACCTGGGGATCGGCCTGATCACGCCGCCGGTGGGTGCGGTGCTGTTCGTCGGGTCGGCGATTGGCAAGGTCAGCATCGAGGCCACGGTTAAGGCGCTGCTGCCGTTCTATGTGGCGCTGTTCCTGGTACTGATGGCGGTGACCTACATTCCGGCCATCTCGCTGTGGCTGCCGAGCGTCGTCCTGTAA
- a CDS encoding TRAP transporter small permease produces MKMLFLSVNDTLYRTCIWVAGLSVLTMSLIIPWGIFARYVLGTGSSWPEPVAILLMVLFTFIGAAASYRAGAHMAVAMITDRLPEPVRRVVAVFTQLLMVGVCLFMTWYGYKLCVTTWNQYMASLPSVRVGMSYAPIPVGGVLTLIFVLEKLLLGDQSQRKVVQFDLVEENEGAA; encoded by the coding sequence ATGAAAATGCTTTTCCTGAGCGTCAACGACACGCTGTACCGCACATGCATCTGGGTCGCCGGGCTGTCGGTCCTGACCATGTCGCTGATCATCCCCTGGGGCATCTTTGCCCGCTACGTGCTGGGTACCGGCTCCAGCTGGCCGGAGCCGGTGGCCATCCTGCTGATGGTGCTGTTCACCTTCATCGGCGCTGCCGCCAGCTACCGCGCCGGTGCGCACATGGCGGTAGCGATGATCACCGACCGCCTGCCAGAGCCGGTTCGCCGGGTGGTGGCGGTGTTCACGCAACTGCTGATGGTGGGCGTCTGCCTGTTCATGACCTGGTACGGCTACAAGCTGTGCGTCACCACCTGGAACCAGTACATGGCCTCGCTGCCCAGCGTGCGGGTGGGCATGAGCTATGCGCCGATCCCGGTCGGTGGAGTGCTGACGCTGATTTTCGTGCTGGAGAAACTCCTGCTGGGCGACCAGAGCCAGCGCAAGGTGGTGCAGTTCGACCTGGTGGAAGAAAACGAGGGGGCGGCGTAA